One Spodoptera frugiperda isolate SF20-4 chromosome 10, AGI-APGP_CSIRO_Sfru_2.0, whole genome shotgun sequence genomic region harbors:
- the LOC118276120 gene encoding piggyBac transposable element-derived protein 4 isoform X7: MSRLTPTQKQALAVLKDKKQVGNYLLPTGDLAPKGKKKGIEGRCWHPALLLPGTPSVPPPPNPRYWEKSSQAVVETQTASHLRIDDVSGCREEDSAIASTTEAPPSAVTPDDATDDEDVIEGTPPRPILIRRRARAVSPQSHALGRANESPLEKMMKIISNPPSVAQEVELGGTPSSTITMKTGSGTSGVSYNFDIGVDLEAVEETEEEALAGTERAYPDDSVAFIVNVPVADKNYMLVDCPANVAIDAPAHQGEDVTVGDSANAGSDIEPDDDEPHGPLRRRDVHEYDEVEGNPFLEDQVQVMNAADDAFLRTAPDNAELLHFDWSSEVDNFEGVREIFSGPSGPTFDLEGLTPLDVFRQIWDTNILSLMVRETNRYAQHIIDGLPTSSSSRMNRWVDTDEEEMWRFLCILMLQSLVYTPVEREYWYPIQESVKLGCDDIMPYNRFILLKRCLHFVDNTTLDPVSTSKLQKVMPIIQHLNHKFGSLYLPEQNVAIDESLLLWKGRLSFAQLIATKRARVGIKSYELCESRTGYLWKMEIYTGSGHIHEPQEATQAAAGHDVENEPESATSQIVFSLMRPLFGKGHTLVMDNFYNSPLLSRILKLKYKTDTVGTLRLKREYVPESLKGKTKQNMRTGEICFSSTKDLCIVVWMDSNVVSMISTCHGVKSGGKEKYGYYKYKPEVVLYYNNTMGGIDHKDQMLSSYPIERVRNVIWYKKLFRRLLNVSVHNSFVIYTHGNEMKYRHFRNTIVTQLRAAYQHPAPSRALVVRPSGQRAAMHLPQKIKKLRCKLCYAAKKTRSTVWQCSTCLVALCLPDCYKEYHDKLCTE; this comes from the exons ATGAGCAGGCTGACCCCTACCCAAAAGCAGGCCCTGGCTGTTCTGAAGGACAAAAAGCAGGTGGGCAACTATTTATTGCCCACCGGAGATCTTGC ccctaaaggaaaaaaaaaggGGATAGAAGGGCGATGCTGGCACCCAGCTCTTTTGTTGCCCGGGACGCCGTCTGTGCCTCCCCCACCAAATCCTCGGTATTGGGAAA AATCTTCTCAAGCTGTGGTGGAGACGCAGACAGCGAGCCACTTACGCATCGATGACGTAAGTGGCTGCAGGGAGGAGGACAGTGCAATCGCCTCCACAACCGAGGCCCCACCCTCCGCCGTCACACCCGACGACGCGACTGACGATGAGGATGTCATTGAAGGCACCCCTCCCCGTCCGATTT TAATCAGACGACGCGCACGCGCTGTGTCGCCGCAGAGCCATGCCCTAGGCAGAGCAAACGAAAGTCCTTTAGAGAA GATGATGAAAATCATTTCAAATCCACCTTCTGTGGCTCAGGAGGTAGAGTTGGGGGGCACACCTT CATCAACAATTACAATGAAGACTGGTTCTGGAACGTCGGGCGTGTCTTACAATTTTG ATATTGGTGTCGACTTGGAGGCCGTTGAGGAGACGGAGGAGGAAGCGCTCGCCGGTACAGAGCGCGCCTATCCAGACGATTCCGTAGCTTTTATCGTCAACGTTCCCGTTGCCGATAAAAACTACATGCTTGTCGACTGCCCTGCCAACGTCGCCATCGACGCGCCCGCCCACCAAGGTGAAGACGTCACCGTTGGCGACAGTGCAAATGCCGGCAGTGATATCGAGCCGGATGACGACGAGCCCCACGGCCCATTACGGCGTCGGGACGTTCATGAATATGACGAGGTCGAAGGAAATCCATTCCTCGAGGACCAGGTTCAAGTCATGAACGCCGCCGATGACGCCTTTCTCCGCACAGCGCCAGACAACGCAGAGTTGCTCCATTTTGACTGGTCGAGTGAAGTGGACAATTTTGAAGGTGTGCGGGAAATATTTTCTGGGCCTAGTGGGCCGACTTTCGACCTGGAGGGTCTTACTCCACTTGACGTGTTCCGTCAAATATGGGATACCAATATTCTTTCTTTGATGGTTCGAGAAACTAACCGTTACGCACAGCATATCATTGACGGGCTCCCCACATCTTCCAGTTCAAGAATGAACCGTTGGGTAGACACCGACGAGGAGGAGATGTGGAGGTTTCTGTGCATATTAATGCTACAATCATTAGTTTATACTCCCGTTGAACGGGAATATTGGTATCCCATACAGGAAAGCGTGAAGTTGGGTTGTGACGACATCATGCCCTACAACCGCTTTATTTTACTCAAACGTTGTCTACACTTTGTAGACAACACAACTTTGGACCCCGTGTCAACCTCCAAACTCCAGAAGGTGATGCCCATTATTCAGCACCTAAACCACAAGTTCGGCTCTTTATACCTGCCCGAGCAAAACGTGGCAATTGACGAGTCGCTCCTTCTATGGAAGGGGCGGCTGTCGTTTGCGCAGTTGATAGCAACGAAAAGAGCACGGGTAGGTATAAAGAGTTACGAGCTTTGTGAATCGCGAACGGGTTACCTCTGGAAGATGGAAATCTACACGGGCAGCGGTCACATTCACGAGCCACAAGAGGCAACGCAAGCGGCTGCAGGACATGATGTCGAGAACGAGCCGGAGAGTGCCACTAGCCAAATAGTGTTCAGCCTTATGCGACCACTATTTGGAAAGGGTCATACTTTAGTGATGGACAATTTTTACAATTCTCCACTTTTGTCGAGAATCCTGAAACTAAAGTATAAGACCGACACTGTTGGCACTCTCAGGCTTAAAAGAGAGTATGTACCCGAATCGTTGAAAGGTAAGACTAAGCAGAACATGAGGACTGGTGAGATCTGCTTCAGTTCTACCAAAGACCTCTGCATCGTCGTTTGGATGGACAGTAACGTAGTATCCATGATTTCGACTTGCCACGGCGTCAAATCCGGAGGTAAGGAGAAATACGGGTACTACAAATACAAGCCCGAGGTTGTGCTTTACTACAATAACACTATGGGAGGCATCGATCATAAAGATCAGATGCTGTCGTCCTACCCCATAGAGCGAGTTAGGAACGTGATATGGTATAAGAAGTTGTTTCGGCGACTCTTAAACGTATCCGTTCATAACTCGTTCGTTATTTATACGCACGGTAATGAAATGAAGTACCGCCACTTCAGGAACACCATAGTGACACAACTTCGGGCAGCCTACCAGCATCCGGCTCCTTCTCGGGCACTTGTAGTACGGCCATCAGGACAGAGGGCGGCAATGCATTTGCCTCAGAAGATCAAAAAGTTACGCTGCAAGCTTTGCTATGCAGCAAAAAAGACGCGCAGCACTGTTTGGCAGTGTTCGACGTGCTTAGTAGCTTTGTGCCTGCCTGATTGCTACAAGGAATATCATGACAAGCTATGCACCGAGTAA
- the LOC118276120 gene encoding piggyBac transposable element-derived protein 4 isoform X3 encodes MSSRGETGVRGRGRGRRGRGRGRGRPLCARELQFDSQPGPSGLQPQRPPQPGPSGLQPQRPPQPGPSGLQPQSGPPLTLQEELRLAKAARARDARNMSRLTPTQKQALAVLKDKKQVGNYLLPTGDLAPKGKKKGIEGRCWHPALLLPGTPSVPPPPNPRYWEKSSQAVVETQTASHLRIDDVSGCREEDSAIASTTEAPPSAVTPDDATDDEDVIEGTPPRPILIRRRARAVSPQSHALGRANESPLEKMMKIISNPPSVAQEVELGGTPSSTITMKTGSGTSGVSYNFDIGVDLEAVEETEEEALAGTERAYPDDSVAFIVNVPVADKNYMLVDCPANVAIDAPAHQGEDVTVGDSANAGSDIEPDDDEPHGPLRRRDVHEYDEVEGNPFLEDQVQVMNAADDAFLRTAPDNAELLHFDWSSEVDNFEGVREIFSGPSGPTFDLEGLTPLDVFRQIWDTNILSLMVRETNRYAQHIIDGLPTSSSSRMNRWVDTDEEEMWRFLCILMLQSLVYTPVEREYWYPIQESVKLGCDDIMPYNRFILLKRCLHFVDNTTLDPVSTSKLQKVMPIIQHLNHKFGSLYLPEQNVAIDESLLLWKGRLSFAQLIATKRARVGIKSYELCESRTGYLWKMEIYTGSGHIHEPQEATQAAAGHDVENEPESATSQIVFSLMRPLFGKGHTLVMDNFYNSPLLSRILKLKYKTDTVGTLRLKREYVPESLKGKTKQNMRTGEICFSSTKDLCIVVWMDSNVVSMISTCHGVKSGGKEKYGYYKYKPEVVLYYNNTMGGIDHKDQMLSSYPIERVRNVIWYKKLFRRLLNVSVHNSFVIYTHGNEMKYRHFRNTIVTQLRAAYQHPAPSRALVVRPSGQRAAMHLPQKIKKLRCKLCYAAKKTRSTVWQCSTCLVALCLPDCYKEYHDKLCTE; translated from the exons ATGTCATCTCGTGGTGAAACTGGAGTGCGGGGCCGGGGAAGAGGACGCCGTGGCCGAGGCCGCGGC CGCGGCCGTCCCCTATGCGCCCGCGAGCTTCAGtttga CAGCCAACCTGGGCCGTCGGGGTTGCAACCGCAGCGCCCTCCCCAACCTGGGCCGTCGGGGTTGCAGCCGCAGCGCCCTCCCCAACCTGGGCCGTCGGGGTTGCAACCCCAATCTGGACCGCCGCTTACACTTCAGGAAGAGCTTCGTCTGGCGAAGGCCGCGAGGGCTAGGGACGCGCGAAACATGAGCAGGCTGACCCCTACCCAAAAGCAGGCCCTGGCTGTTCTGAAGGACAAAAAGCAGGTGGGCAACTATTTATTGCCCACCGGAGATCTTGC ccctaaaggaaaaaaaaaggGGATAGAAGGGCGATGCTGGCACCCAGCTCTTTTGTTGCCCGGGACGCCGTCTGTGCCTCCCCCACCAAATCCTCGGTATTGGGAAA AATCTTCTCAAGCTGTGGTGGAGACGCAGACAGCGAGCCACTTACGCATCGATGACGTAAGTGGCTGCAGGGAGGAGGACAGTGCAATCGCCTCCACAACCGAGGCCCCACCCTCCGCCGTCACACCCGACGACGCGACTGACGATGAGGATGTCATTGAAGGCACCCCTCCCCGTCCGATTT TAATCAGACGACGCGCACGCGCTGTGTCGCCGCAGAGCCATGCCCTAGGCAGAGCAAACGAAAGTCCTTTAGAGAA GATGATGAAAATCATTTCAAATCCACCTTCTGTGGCTCAGGAGGTAGAGTTGGGGGGCACACCTT CATCAACAATTACAATGAAGACTGGTTCTGGAACGTCGGGCGTGTCTTACAATTTTG ATATTGGTGTCGACTTGGAGGCCGTTGAGGAGACGGAGGAGGAAGCGCTCGCCGGTACAGAGCGCGCCTATCCAGACGATTCCGTAGCTTTTATCGTCAACGTTCCCGTTGCCGATAAAAACTACATGCTTGTCGACTGCCCTGCCAACGTCGCCATCGACGCGCCCGCCCACCAAGGTGAAGACGTCACCGTTGGCGACAGTGCAAATGCCGGCAGTGATATCGAGCCGGATGACGACGAGCCCCACGGCCCATTACGGCGTCGGGACGTTCATGAATATGACGAGGTCGAAGGAAATCCATTCCTCGAGGACCAGGTTCAAGTCATGAACGCCGCCGATGACGCCTTTCTCCGCACAGCGCCAGACAACGCAGAGTTGCTCCATTTTGACTGGTCGAGTGAAGTGGACAATTTTGAAGGTGTGCGGGAAATATTTTCTGGGCCTAGTGGGCCGACTTTCGACCTGGAGGGTCTTACTCCACTTGACGTGTTCCGTCAAATATGGGATACCAATATTCTTTCTTTGATGGTTCGAGAAACTAACCGTTACGCACAGCATATCATTGACGGGCTCCCCACATCTTCCAGTTCAAGAATGAACCGTTGGGTAGACACCGACGAGGAGGAGATGTGGAGGTTTCTGTGCATATTAATGCTACAATCATTAGTTTATACTCCCGTTGAACGGGAATATTGGTATCCCATACAGGAAAGCGTGAAGTTGGGTTGTGACGACATCATGCCCTACAACCGCTTTATTTTACTCAAACGTTGTCTACACTTTGTAGACAACACAACTTTGGACCCCGTGTCAACCTCCAAACTCCAGAAGGTGATGCCCATTATTCAGCACCTAAACCACAAGTTCGGCTCTTTATACCTGCCCGAGCAAAACGTGGCAATTGACGAGTCGCTCCTTCTATGGAAGGGGCGGCTGTCGTTTGCGCAGTTGATAGCAACGAAAAGAGCACGGGTAGGTATAAAGAGTTACGAGCTTTGTGAATCGCGAACGGGTTACCTCTGGAAGATGGAAATCTACACGGGCAGCGGTCACATTCACGAGCCACAAGAGGCAACGCAAGCGGCTGCAGGACATGATGTCGAGAACGAGCCGGAGAGTGCCACTAGCCAAATAGTGTTCAGCCTTATGCGACCACTATTTGGAAAGGGTCATACTTTAGTGATGGACAATTTTTACAATTCTCCACTTTTGTCGAGAATCCTGAAACTAAAGTATAAGACCGACACTGTTGGCACTCTCAGGCTTAAAAGAGAGTATGTACCCGAATCGTTGAAAGGTAAGACTAAGCAGAACATGAGGACTGGTGAGATCTGCTTCAGTTCTACCAAAGACCTCTGCATCGTCGTTTGGATGGACAGTAACGTAGTATCCATGATTTCGACTTGCCACGGCGTCAAATCCGGAGGTAAGGAGAAATACGGGTACTACAAATACAAGCCCGAGGTTGTGCTTTACTACAATAACACTATGGGAGGCATCGATCATAAAGATCAGATGCTGTCGTCCTACCCCATAGAGCGAGTTAGGAACGTGATATGGTATAAGAAGTTGTTTCGGCGACTCTTAAACGTATCCGTTCATAACTCGTTCGTTATTTATACGCACGGTAATGAAATGAAGTACCGCCACTTCAGGAACACCATAGTGACACAACTTCGGGCAGCCTACCAGCATCCGGCTCCTTCTCGGGCACTTGTAGTACGGCCATCAGGACAGAGGGCGGCAATGCATTTGCCTCAGAAGATCAAAAAGTTACGCTGCAAGCTTTGCTATGCAGCAAAAAAGACGCGCAGCACTGTTTGGCAGTGTTCGACGTGCTTAGTAGCTTTGTGCCTGCCTGATTGCTACAAGGAATATCATGACAAGCTATGCACCGAGTAA
- the LOC118276120 gene encoding uncharacterized protein LOC118276120 isoform X2, which translates to MLVSSKMSKIIYLVIMILVLIFLFSKDSSSRGFIFIVSRQGSSFEGRGNGPNFESCQPGPSGLQPQRPPQPGPSGLQPQRPPQPGPSGLQPQSGPPLTLQEELRLAKAARARDARNMSRLTPTQKQALAVLKDKKQVGNYLLPTGDLAPKGKKKGIEGRCWHPALLLPGTPSVPPPPNPRYWEKSSQAVVETQTASHLRIDDVSGCREEDSAIASTTEAPPSAVTPDDATDDEDVIEGTPPRPILIRRRARAVSPQSHALGRANESPLEKMMKIISNPPSVAQEVELGGTPSSTITMKTGSGTSGVSYNFDIGVDLEAVEETEEEALAGTERAYPDDSVAFIVNVPVADKNYMLVDCPANVAIDAPAHQGEDVTVGDSANAGSDIEPDDDEPHGPLRRRDVHEYDEVEGNPFLEDQVQVMNAADDAFLRTAPDNAELLHFDWSSEVDNFEGVREIFSGPSGPTFDLEGLTPLDVFRQIWDTNILSLMVRETNRYAQHIIDGLPTSSSSRMNRWVDTDEEEMWRFLCILMLQSLVYTPVEREYWYPIQESVKLGCDDIMPYNRFILLKRCLHFVDNTTLDPVSTSKLQKVMPIIQHLNHKFGSLYLPEQNVAIDESLLLWKGRLSFAQLIATKRARVGIKSYELCESRTGYLWKMEIYTGSGHIHEPQEATQAAAGHDVENEPESATSQIVFSLMRPLFGKGHTLVMDNFYNSPLLSRILKLKYKTDTVGTLRLKREYVPESLKGKTKQNMRTGEICFSSTKDLCIVVWMDSNVVSMISTCHGVKSGGKEKYGYYKYKPEVVLYYNNTMGGIDHKDQMLSSYPIERVRNVIWYKKLFRRLLNVSVHNSFVIYTHGNEMKYRHFRNTIVTQLRAAYQHPAPSRALVVRPSGQRAAMHLPQKIKKLRCKLCYAAKKTRSTVWQCSTCLVALCLPDCYKEYHDKLCTE; encoded by the exons CCAACCTGGGCCGTCGGGGTTGCAACCGCAGCGCCCTCCCCAACCTGGGCCGTCGGGGTTGCAGCCGCAGCGCCCTCCCCAACCTGGGCCGTCGGGGTTGCAACCCCAATCTGGACCGCCGCTTACACTTCAGGAAGAGCTTCGTCTGGCGAAGGCCGCGAGGGCTAGGGACGCGCGAAACATGAGCAGGCTGACCCCTACCCAAAAGCAGGCCCTGGCTGTTCTGAAGGACAAAAAGCAGGTGGGCAACTATTTATTGCCCACCGGAGATCTTGC ccctaaaggaaaaaaaaaggGGATAGAAGGGCGATGCTGGCACCCAGCTCTTTTGTTGCCCGGGACGCCGTCTGTGCCTCCCCCACCAAATCCTCGGTATTGGGAAA AATCTTCTCAAGCTGTGGTGGAGACGCAGACAGCGAGCCACTTACGCATCGATGACGTAAGTGGCTGCAGGGAGGAGGACAGTGCAATCGCCTCCACAACCGAGGCCCCACCCTCCGCCGTCACACCCGACGACGCGACTGACGATGAGGATGTCATTGAAGGCACCCCTCCCCGTCCGATTT TAATCAGACGACGCGCACGCGCTGTGTCGCCGCAGAGCCATGCCCTAGGCAGAGCAAACGAAAGTCCTTTAGAGAA GATGATGAAAATCATTTCAAATCCACCTTCTGTGGCTCAGGAGGTAGAGTTGGGGGGCACACCTT CATCAACAATTACAATGAAGACTGGTTCTGGAACGTCGGGCGTGTCTTACAATTTTG ATATTGGTGTCGACTTGGAGGCCGTTGAGGAGACGGAGGAGGAAGCGCTCGCCGGTACAGAGCGCGCCTATCCAGACGATTCCGTAGCTTTTATCGTCAACGTTCCCGTTGCCGATAAAAACTACATGCTTGTCGACTGCCCTGCCAACGTCGCCATCGACGCGCCCGCCCACCAAGGTGAAGACGTCACCGTTGGCGACAGTGCAAATGCCGGCAGTGATATCGAGCCGGATGACGACGAGCCCCACGGCCCATTACGGCGTCGGGACGTTCATGAATATGACGAGGTCGAAGGAAATCCATTCCTCGAGGACCAGGTTCAAGTCATGAACGCCGCCGATGACGCCTTTCTCCGCACAGCGCCAGACAACGCAGAGTTGCTCCATTTTGACTGGTCGAGTGAAGTGGACAATTTTGAAGGTGTGCGGGAAATATTTTCTGGGCCTAGTGGGCCGACTTTCGACCTGGAGGGTCTTACTCCACTTGACGTGTTCCGTCAAATATGGGATACCAATATTCTTTCTTTGATGGTTCGAGAAACTAACCGTTACGCACAGCATATCATTGACGGGCTCCCCACATCTTCCAGTTCAAGAATGAACCGTTGGGTAGACACCGACGAGGAGGAGATGTGGAGGTTTCTGTGCATATTAATGCTACAATCATTAGTTTATACTCCCGTTGAACGGGAATATTGGTATCCCATACAGGAAAGCGTGAAGTTGGGTTGTGACGACATCATGCCCTACAACCGCTTTATTTTACTCAAACGTTGTCTACACTTTGTAGACAACACAACTTTGGACCCCGTGTCAACCTCCAAACTCCAGAAGGTGATGCCCATTATTCAGCACCTAAACCACAAGTTCGGCTCTTTATACCTGCCCGAGCAAAACGTGGCAATTGACGAGTCGCTCCTTCTATGGAAGGGGCGGCTGTCGTTTGCGCAGTTGATAGCAACGAAAAGAGCACGGGTAGGTATAAAGAGTTACGAGCTTTGTGAATCGCGAACGGGTTACCTCTGGAAGATGGAAATCTACACGGGCAGCGGTCACATTCACGAGCCACAAGAGGCAACGCAAGCGGCTGCAGGACATGATGTCGAGAACGAGCCGGAGAGTGCCACTAGCCAAATAGTGTTCAGCCTTATGCGACCACTATTTGGAAAGGGTCATACTTTAGTGATGGACAATTTTTACAATTCTCCACTTTTGTCGAGAATCCTGAAACTAAAGTATAAGACCGACACTGTTGGCACTCTCAGGCTTAAAAGAGAGTATGTACCCGAATCGTTGAAAGGTAAGACTAAGCAGAACATGAGGACTGGTGAGATCTGCTTCAGTTCTACCAAAGACCTCTGCATCGTCGTTTGGATGGACAGTAACGTAGTATCCATGATTTCGACTTGCCACGGCGTCAAATCCGGAGGTAAGGAGAAATACGGGTACTACAAATACAAGCCCGAGGTTGTGCTTTACTACAATAACACTATGGGAGGCATCGATCATAAAGATCAGATGCTGTCGTCCTACCCCATAGAGCGAGTTAGGAACGTGATATGGTATAAGAAGTTGTTTCGGCGACTCTTAAACGTATCCGTTCATAACTCGTTCGTTATTTATACGCACGGTAATGAAATGAAGTACCGCCACTTCAGGAACACCATAGTGACACAACTTCGGGCAGCCTACCAGCATCCGGCTCCTTCTCGGGCACTTGTAGTACGGCCATCAGGACAGAGGGCGGCAATGCATTTGCCTCAGAAGATCAAAAAGTTACGCTGCAAGCTTTGCTATGCAGCAAAAAAGACGCGCAGCACTGTTTGGCAGTGTTCGACGTGCTTAGTAGCTTTGTGCCTGCCTGATTGCTACAAGGAATATCATGACAAGCTATGCACCGAGTAA
- the LOC118276120 gene encoding uncharacterized protein LOC118276120 isoform X1 encodes MLVSSKMSKIIYLVIMILVLIFLFSKDSSSRGFIFIVSRQGSSFEGRGNGPNFESCSQPGPSGLQPQRPPQPGPSGLQPQRPPQPGPSGLQPQSGPPLTLQEELRLAKAARARDARNMSRLTPTQKQALAVLKDKKQVGNYLLPTGDLAPKGKKKGIEGRCWHPALLLPGTPSVPPPPNPRYWEKSSQAVVETQTASHLRIDDVSGCREEDSAIASTTEAPPSAVTPDDATDDEDVIEGTPPRPILIRRRARAVSPQSHALGRANESPLEKMMKIISNPPSVAQEVELGGTPSSTITMKTGSGTSGVSYNFDIGVDLEAVEETEEEALAGTERAYPDDSVAFIVNVPVADKNYMLVDCPANVAIDAPAHQGEDVTVGDSANAGSDIEPDDDEPHGPLRRRDVHEYDEVEGNPFLEDQVQVMNAADDAFLRTAPDNAELLHFDWSSEVDNFEGVREIFSGPSGPTFDLEGLTPLDVFRQIWDTNILSLMVRETNRYAQHIIDGLPTSSSSRMNRWVDTDEEEMWRFLCILMLQSLVYTPVEREYWYPIQESVKLGCDDIMPYNRFILLKRCLHFVDNTTLDPVSTSKLQKVMPIIQHLNHKFGSLYLPEQNVAIDESLLLWKGRLSFAQLIATKRARVGIKSYELCESRTGYLWKMEIYTGSGHIHEPQEATQAAAGHDVENEPESATSQIVFSLMRPLFGKGHTLVMDNFYNSPLLSRILKLKYKTDTVGTLRLKREYVPESLKGKTKQNMRTGEICFSSTKDLCIVVWMDSNVVSMISTCHGVKSGGKEKYGYYKYKPEVVLYYNNTMGGIDHKDQMLSSYPIERVRNVIWYKKLFRRLLNVSVHNSFVIYTHGNEMKYRHFRNTIVTQLRAAYQHPAPSRALVVRPSGQRAAMHLPQKIKKLRCKLCYAAKKTRSTVWQCSTCLVALCLPDCYKEYHDKLCTE; translated from the exons CAGCCAACCTGGGCCGTCGGGGTTGCAACCGCAGCGCCCTCCCCAACCTGGGCCGTCGGGGTTGCAGCCGCAGCGCCCTCCCCAACCTGGGCCGTCGGGGTTGCAACCCCAATCTGGACCGCCGCTTACACTTCAGGAAGAGCTTCGTCTGGCGAAGGCCGCGAGGGCTAGGGACGCGCGAAACATGAGCAGGCTGACCCCTACCCAAAAGCAGGCCCTGGCTGTTCTGAAGGACAAAAAGCAGGTGGGCAACTATTTATTGCCCACCGGAGATCTTGC ccctaaaggaaaaaaaaaggGGATAGAAGGGCGATGCTGGCACCCAGCTCTTTTGTTGCCCGGGACGCCGTCTGTGCCTCCCCCACCAAATCCTCGGTATTGGGAAA AATCTTCTCAAGCTGTGGTGGAGACGCAGACAGCGAGCCACTTACGCATCGATGACGTAAGTGGCTGCAGGGAGGAGGACAGTGCAATCGCCTCCACAACCGAGGCCCCACCCTCCGCCGTCACACCCGACGACGCGACTGACGATGAGGATGTCATTGAAGGCACCCCTCCCCGTCCGATTT TAATCAGACGACGCGCACGCGCTGTGTCGCCGCAGAGCCATGCCCTAGGCAGAGCAAACGAAAGTCCTTTAGAGAA GATGATGAAAATCATTTCAAATCCACCTTCTGTGGCTCAGGAGGTAGAGTTGGGGGGCACACCTT CATCAACAATTACAATGAAGACTGGTTCTGGAACGTCGGGCGTGTCTTACAATTTTG ATATTGGTGTCGACTTGGAGGCCGTTGAGGAGACGGAGGAGGAAGCGCTCGCCGGTACAGAGCGCGCCTATCCAGACGATTCCGTAGCTTTTATCGTCAACGTTCCCGTTGCCGATAAAAACTACATGCTTGTCGACTGCCCTGCCAACGTCGCCATCGACGCGCCCGCCCACCAAGGTGAAGACGTCACCGTTGGCGACAGTGCAAATGCCGGCAGTGATATCGAGCCGGATGACGACGAGCCCCACGGCCCATTACGGCGTCGGGACGTTCATGAATATGACGAGGTCGAAGGAAATCCATTCCTCGAGGACCAGGTTCAAGTCATGAACGCCGCCGATGACGCCTTTCTCCGCACAGCGCCAGACAACGCAGAGTTGCTCCATTTTGACTGGTCGAGTGAAGTGGACAATTTTGAAGGTGTGCGGGAAATATTTTCTGGGCCTAGTGGGCCGACTTTCGACCTGGAGGGTCTTACTCCACTTGACGTGTTCCGTCAAATATGGGATACCAATATTCTTTCTTTGATGGTTCGAGAAACTAACCGTTACGCACAGCATATCATTGACGGGCTCCCCACATCTTCCAGTTCAAGAATGAACCGTTGGGTAGACACCGACGAGGAGGAGATGTGGAGGTTTCTGTGCATATTAATGCTACAATCATTAGTTTATACTCCCGTTGAACGGGAATATTGGTATCCCATACAGGAAAGCGTGAAGTTGGGTTGTGACGACATCATGCCCTACAACCGCTTTATTTTACTCAAACGTTGTCTACACTTTGTAGACAACACAACTTTGGACCCCGTGTCAACCTCCAAACTCCAGAAGGTGATGCCCATTATTCAGCACCTAAACCACAAGTTCGGCTCTTTATACCTGCCCGAGCAAAACGTGGCAATTGACGAGTCGCTCCTTCTATGGAAGGGGCGGCTGTCGTTTGCGCAGTTGATAGCAACGAAAAGAGCACGGGTAGGTATAAAGAGTTACGAGCTTTGTGAATCGCGAACGGGTTACCTCTGGAAGATGGAAATCTACACGGGCAGCGGTCACATTCACGAGCCACAAGAGGCAACGCAAGCGGCTGCAGGACATGATGTCGAGAACGAGCCGGAGAGTGCCACTAGCCAAATAGTGTTCAGCCTTATGCGACCACTATTTGGAAAGGGTCATACTTTAGTGATGGACAATTTTTACAATTCTCCACTTTTGTCGAGAATCCTGAAACTAAAGTATAAGACCGACACTGTTGGCACTCTCAGGCTTAAAAGAGAGTATGTACCCGAATCGTTGAAAGGTAAGACTAAGCAGAACATGAGGACTGGTGAGATCTGCTTCAGTTCTACCAAAGACCTCTGCATCGTCGTTTGGATGGACAGTAACGTAGTATCCATGATTTCGACTTGCCACGGCGTCAAATCCGGAGGTAAGGAGAAATACGGGTACTACAAATACAAGCCCGAGGTTGTGCTTTACTACAATAACACTATGGGAGGCATCGATCATAAAGATCAGATGCTGTCGTCCTACCCCATAGAGCGAGTTAGGAACGTGATATGGTATAAGAAGTTGTTTCGGCGACTCTTAAACGTATCCGTTCATAACTCGTTCGTTATTTATACGCACGGTAATGAAATGAAGTACCGCCACTTCAGGAACACCATAGTGACACAACTTCGGGCAGCCTACCAGCATCCGGCTCCTTCTCGGGCACTTGTAGTACGGCCATCAGGACAGAGGGCGGCAATGCATTTGCCTCAGAAGATCAAAAAGTTACGCTGCAAGCTTTGCTATGCAGCAAAAAAGACGCGCAGCACTGTTTGGCAGTGTTCGACGTGCTTAGTAGCTTTGTGCCTGCCTGATTGCTACAAGGAATATCATGACAAGCTATGCACCGAGTAA